One genomic region from Chthonomonas calidirosea T49 encodes:
- a CDS encoding chemotaxis protein CheD — protein sequence MSEKITVGMAEVKICRSENSLLIALGLGSCVGVCIYDPVLSLAGMAHVVLPNRTNPEDDDPRYADIAVPQLIEKLQKEGALRSRMRVALAGGGQIFKGFGTISKLDIGPRNVEAVQQELARFGLPIVAADLGGNVGRTLLFYGDGRVYVRIPGQAERLLAALGAAEKAPRWKSINPSSLAKAA from the coding sequence TTGAGTGAAAAGATAACGGTTGGAATGGCTGAGGTCAAAATATGCCGCTCAGAAAACTCGCTCTTGATCGCTTTGGGCTTAGGCAGCTGTGTCGGCGTCTGCATCTACGATCCGGTCTTGTCTCTGGCCGGCATGGCCCATGTGGTTTTACCCAACCGCACAAATCCGGAGGACGACGACCCGCGTTACGCCGACATCGCGGTTCCTCAACTCATTGAAAAGCTACAGAAAGAAGGGGCCCTCCGCTCCCGAATGCGAGTGGCTCTGGCCGGCGGTGGGCAGATCTTTAAAGGGTTTGGCACCATCAGCAAACTTGACATCGGGCCGCGCAATGTGGAGGCCGTGCAGCAGGAGCTAGCCCGCTTTGGACTGCCCATTGTGGCGGCAGACCTAGGAGGAAATGTGGGCAGGACGCTTCTCTTTTATGGCGATGGGCGCGTCTATGTGCGGATTCCAGGACAAGCGGAGCGGTTGCTTGCTGCCCTCGGAGCTGCGGAGAAAGCGCCACGATGGAAATCTATAAACCCGTCCTCACTGGCAAAGGCAGCGTAA
- a CDS encoding helix-turn-helix domain-containing protein → MDLRTREGRREQGKRLQQAVERAGLTVEELANRLGCSRALIYQYVSGSTLAQPDRLQQIAAICNVPLTYFYADTVEAPEEKPESAQEPIATRLAESLRALQELATAQAGPPDQRALVLTCERIVSLTDQLGDRAAQVRAQEQLGNALLACGENLRAADALTRAVALASELGDIQTELAARQSLGKALWGLGRIEEARAQFSIVANSTLPSARWRGLLALGSLHEQFGEFAEAMRLFEEANSVLDALEQDDGSEARIGRLYVNTNQRNVYMACGDFANARALAEACLYEAEQLGNADQHLEARFDLAWIDFATGRWKEAHTGWTATLQLARFLGDQRRETLSRAWLGLFFAAAGDFNTAIQHGKDALAQALSRGDRQAELYAQLALTDAYLGLSGRLPEARYHAAQAHAVAASVRYAGSSIECQLRSTRLYLAEGQASAAREAAQQALNDASKLGARHLEALARVRLAEALRLQSKDPQTLTQAQEQGERALALAQETGFLEAAWRAHHLLGLLGLDRAAPNLQEVENHWNQAIRLLNQLRSALQEAQLPDTLLENEDCLAVYAGYANLLLSQNRRQEREAFLEQTSWPPLLDRVER, encoded by the coding sequence ATGGACTTAAGAACACGCGAGGGTAGACGCGAACAGGGCAAACGCCTACAGCAGGCCGTAGAACGTGCGGGGCTAACGGTGGAGGAGTTGGCCAACCGTTTGGGTTGTTCGCGCGCGCTCATCTACCAATATGTATCCGGTAGCACCTTAGCTCAACCCGATCGGCTTCAGCAGATTGCGGCCATCTGCAACGTGCCCCTTACCTACTTTTACGCCGATACGGTAGAGGCCCCAGAAGAGAAGCCCGAATCGGCTCAGGAGCCTATCGCCACACGGCTTGCAGAAAGCCTTCGCGCTCTACAAGAGCTAGCGACAGCACAGGCGGGCCCTCCCGATCAACGTGCTCTTGTCCTCACCTGTGAACGCATTGTCTCCCTCACTGACCAGCTTGGCGACAGAGCAGCCCAAGTGCGCGCTCAAGAGCAACTTGGCAACGCGCTTCTTGCCTGCGGTGAGAACCTTCGCGCCGCCGATGCCCTCACCCGGGCCGTTGCACTAGCCTCTGAGCTTGGCGATATCCAAACCGAGCTGGCCGCTCGTCAGAGCTTAGGAAAAGCGCTTTGGGGCTTGGGGCGCATTGAGGAGGCTCGCGCGCAGTTTTCTATCGTTGCCAACAGCACCCTCCCTTCCGCACGTTGGCGCGGACTTTTGGCCCTAGGCAGCCTGCACGAACAGTTTGGAGAGTTTGCCGAGGCCATGCGTCTTTTTGAGGAGGCAAACAGCGTTCTCGACGCTCTGGAACAGGACGATGGCTCTGAGGCGCGCATAGGCCGCCTCTATGTGAACACAAACCAACGCAACGTCTATATGGCCTGTGGCGACTTCGCCAACGCCCGCGCCCTCGCCGAAGCCTGTCTCTACGAAGCAGAACAACTGGGGAACGCCGATCAACACCTGGAAGCGCGTTTCGACCTCGCGTGGATAGACTTTGCCACCGGCCGATGGAAGGAAGCCCATACCGGCTGGACGGCCACCCTGCAACTTGCCCGCTTTCTCGGCGACCAGCGGAGGGAGACCCTGAGTCGAGCCTGGCTCGGCCTCTTCTTTGCAGCAGCCGGCGACTTTAATACGGCGATTCAACACGGCAAGGACGCGTTGGCGCAAGCGCTCTCCCGAGGAGACCGGCAAGCAGAGCTCTACGCACAGCTAGCCCTCACCGACGCCTACCTAGGGCTTTCTGGACGGCTTCCGGAGGCACGCTATCATGCTGCGCAGGCCCATGCCGTCGCTGCCTCGGTACGCTATGCCGGTTCAAGCATCGAATGCCAGCTCCGCTCCACACGGCTCTACCTCGCTGAGGGACAAGCGAGCGCTGCAAGAGAAGCCGCCCAACAAGCTTTGAACGACGCCTCCAAACTCGGTGCGCGCCATCTCGAAGCCTTAGCGCGTGTTCGCTTGGCAGAGGCGCTACGCCTGCAAAGTAAAGATCCTCAGACGCTGACTCAAGCGCAAGAACAGGGCGAGCGCGCCCTCGCCCTCGCCCAAGAGACCGGCTTTCTAGAGGCGGCGTGGCGGGCCCATCATCTCCTCGGACTTCTTGGCCTCGATCGTGCCGCCCCTAACCTCCAAGAGGTCGAAAATCACTGGAATCAGGCCATCCGCCTGCTTAACCAGTTGCGCAGCGCCCTTCAGGAGGCTCAACTGCCCGATACCCTTCTCGAAAATGAGGACTGCCTGGCCGTGTACGCTGGCTACGCCAATCTGCTACTAAGTCAAAATCGTCGTCAGGAACGAGAAGCCTTTCTGGAACAGACGAGCTGGCCTCCCCTGTTGGATCGTGTAGAGCGTTAG
- a CDS encoding chemotaxis protein CheC, with translation MNTTCLKLTSEQLDAIREIANIGTGHAVTALATLTDWRIGMHVPCVDIVPLSHFLEILCRPEDEAIGIYLAVEGDAPGHVAFLLSQEGALKTADRLLGQPLGTTKVLGELECSALMELGNIIVSSFLMAISELTGLTLFTTPPAFACDVTASILSSLASMLAATGTLQTDALTIVTNMEQRETDLEGFFLYIPESNSLSIFLNALYGERPIE, from the coding sequence ATGAACACAACTTGCCTAAAACTAACATCAGAACAGCTCGATGCCATCCGCGAGATCGCCAATATCGGAACAGGGCACGCGGTAACGGCACTGGCGACGCTCACCGATTGGCGCATCGGCATGCATGTGCCGTGTGTGGATATCGTGCCGCTTTCTCATTTCCTTGAGATCCTGTGCAGACCGGAGGACGAGGCCATCGGCATCTACTTAGCGGTGGAGGGCGATGCTCCGGGACACGTTGCCTTTCTTCTTTCTCAAGAAGGGGCTCTCAAAACGGCCGACAGGCTTTTAGGACAGCCGCTTGGCACCACAAAGGTGTTAGGAGAATTAGAGTGCTCCGCCCTCATGGAGCTGGGGAACATCATCGTCTCCTCGTTCCTTATGGCCATCAGCGAACTTACCGGCCTAACCCTGTTCACCACCCCACCGGCTTTCGCCTGCGACGTCACCGCCAGCATTCTCTCAAGCCTTGCCTCGATGCTGGCAGCTACTGGCACCCTACAAACAGACGCACTGACCATTGTTACCAACATGGAACAGCGCGAGACCGACTTAGAAGGTTTCTTTTTGTACATTCCGGAATCGAATAGTTTGTCTATCTTTTTAAACGCCCTCTATGGAGAGCGCCCCATTGAGTGA
- a CDS encoding carboxypeptidase-like regulatory domain-containing protein encodes MTPAGVQQNRIWKSSKVLLALIWSVIAFLLDGCGGGISSFTGGGIPPGRSAVLGQVIQAANPTAPVPDATVTITTSTPNGQFLSYRVYTDSNGQFAINGIPTGSVESPVTIQVQPNDTSLQSQHFSFLLANNRPTQVVIALLPANFNAANVAKIAITQVSNPSGNAPLYKAQVYDAQGNLLAIFPTLILDGGVATVNADGTFTVAGAAANITPQSITATVPSDTTPNPPTTTLPLSNGGKPTPDPNPTPPNL; translated from the coding sequence ATGACCCCCGCCGGTGTCCAACAAAACAGGATATGGAAAAGCAGCAAGGTGCTATTGGCACTGATATGGAGCGTGATCGCCTTTCTGCTCGATGGCTGTGGCGGAGGCATTAGCTCGTTCACCGGCGGAGGCATTCCACCAGGGCGCAGTGCCGTGCTTGGCCAGGTGATTCAGGCGGCCAACCCCACAGCGCCTGTGCCCGACGCCACGGTCACCATCACTACCTCAACGCCAAACGGACAGTTTCTCTCTTATCGCGTCTATACCGATTCCAACGGGCAGTTCGCCATCAACGGCATTCCGACCGGCAGCGTCGAAAGCCCAGTCACCATCCAGGTACAGCCCAACGACACGTCGCTGCAAAGCCAACACTTCTCCTTCTTACTGGCCAACAATCGCCCCACCCAGGTCGTTATCGCCCTCCTACCGGCCAACTTTAATGCGGCCAACGTGGCCAAAATCGCCATTACCCAAGTGTCGAATCCATCTGGAAACGCACCCCTCTACAAAGCCCAGGTCTACGATGCCCAAGGCAACCTCCTCGCCATCTTTCCTACGCTTATTTTAGATGGAGGGGTCGCTACGGTCAACGCAGATGGAACCTTCACCGTGGCGGGCGCTGCCGCCAACATCACGCCGCAATCCATTACGGCCACAGTACCCTCCGATACCACCCCAAACCCGCCAACAACGACGTTACCGCTCTCCAACGGCGGCAAGCCCACTCCCGATCCAAACCCGACTCCCCCCAACCTCTAA
- a CDS encoding SDR family NAD(P)-dependent oxidoreductase has translation MFRLDNKVAVITGAGSGIGEQIAVLFAQQGAHVVVADRDETNGRRVVERIGAQALFLPMDVTVSRSVKTGLEQIFERFGQLDILVNNAGVGFVGSVEETPEEEFAHLMGVNVAGVFHGCKHAAPLMLRQGKGNIINIASVAGLVGIPRRFAYCATKGAVIAMTRQMAVDYAKKGLRVNAIAPGTVETPFVESYLQRFHAGEIEQTRAQLHARQPIGRMGRPEEIALMALYLAADESEFVTGSVLVIDGGWTAA, from the coding sequence TTGTTTCGACTCGATAACAAAGTAGCCGTGATCACGGGGGCTGGATCGGGCATTGGAGAGCAGATAGCCGTCCTCTTTGCGCAGCAGGGCGCACACGTTGTGGTGGCCGATCGGGATGAGACGAACGGCCGTCGAGTTGTGGAACGCATAGGAGCCCAGGCGCTTTTCCTGCCGATGGACGTAACGGTCTCTCGAAGCGTGAAAACGGGTTTGGAGCAGATATTCGAGCGCTTCGGCCAACTCGATATACTGGTTAACAACGCTGGTGTCGGGTTTGTGGGCAGCGTAGAGGAGACGCCTGAGGAGGAGTTTGCACACCTGATGGGGGTGAATGTGGCAGGCGTCTTCCACGGTTGCAAGCATGCAGCTCCTTTAATGCTGCGGCAGGGCAAAGGAAACATCATTAACATCGCCTCGGTGGCAGGCCTGGTGGGCATCCCTCGACGCTTCGCCTACTGCGCTACCAAAGGTGCCGTGATCGCCATGACACGCCAAATGGCCGTGGACTACGCCAAGAAGGGCCTTCGGGTGAATGCGATTGCGCCCGGCACTGTGGAAACCCCCTTTGTGGAGAGCTACCTGCAGCGTTTCCATGCCGGGGAGATCGAGCAGACACGTGCCCAACTTCATGCGCGCCAACCCATTGGACGTATGGGACGCCCAGAGGAGATCGCCTTAATGGCGCTCTATCTAGCTGCCGACGAATCGGAGTTCGTAACCGGTTCGGTGCTCGTTATTGATGGAGGCTGGACGGCGGCATAG
- a CDS encoding polysaccharide lyase family protein has product MFLQYPRQKPRRTVRVGATVALIGWLAYPVWARQAPPVTLSETPRAFVLSNGILTVQIDKYSGNITSWKYKGLELMSREQGYWSQVGSTRHFGAKRMALVRVSPAASHGAEVEVAVRALYDAHNPSDQLPVDVEWRYTLFREASWLYASALWHHPPSYPSFSVGEARMCLKLNPAVFDYLVVDAQRQQKMATGYDWDHGIQLNLKEARRLTTGVRAGEVEHKYDYAAVLYQTPAYGWTSTHDGVGFWMINPSFEYLSGGPTRPELTGHVDTVLLNMWLSSHYGGSWLAIDKGEDWTKFVGPFVLYVNSGSTPQAMWHDALHRAALEKAKWPYPWVDDPNYPSASHRGTADGQILVHDPYHPHLEVRDMWVGLTAPDYPAHQPVGFPPMVDWQRDAAHYQFWVQANRDGSFRIPNIRPGHYTLHAFATGVLGEFEKTDISINAGETLHLGRLIWIPKYYGKPLWEIGVPDRTAREFRHGDHYWQWGLYYLYPKEFPHGVQFVIGKSDWHRDWNYCQPPIIYGDPEWGTVWQVADSIWSIYFTLPKALAGKAYLRLAFCGSRQGTHITVLVNGRVVGDTGPLPDSGVMHRDGIQGYWCERDVAFDASLLKAGQNVIQLKLEAHDWPQGVLYDYLRLEVSPTTSILTGARE; this is encoded by the coding sequence ATGTTTCTTCAGTATCCTCGGCAAAAACCCCGTCGAACTGTGCGCGTGGGAGCGACAGTGGCTTTGATAGGGTGGCTGGCATATCCTGTATGGGCCCGACAGGCTCCTCCGGTTACCCTTTCTGAAACGCCGCGGGCATTTGTCCTCTCTAACGGTATCCTTACAGTGCAGATCGATAAGTACAGCGGCAACATCACCTCCTGGAAGTATAAAGGCCTGGAGCTGATGAGCCGTGAGCAGGGCTACTGGTCGCAGGTGGGAAGCACCCGCCATTTTGGAGCTAAACGGATGGCATTGGTGCGCGTCAGCCCTGCTGCCTCGCACGGCGCCGAAGTTGAAGTGGCCGTGCGCGCCCTATATGACGCGCACAACCCCTCCGATCAGTTGCCAGTGGATGTGGAGTGGCGCTACACCCTGTTTCGAGAAGCTTCCTGGCTTTACGCAAGCGCCCTGTGGCATCATCCGCCAAGCTACCCTTCTTTCTCGGTGGGTGAGGCGAGGATGTGTCTTAAGCTCAACCCCGCCGTTTTCGACTATTTGGTGGTGGATGCCCAGCGCCAGCAAAAGATGGCTACTGGTTACGATTGGGATCATGGTATACAGTTGAACCTGAAAGAGGCACGGCGCCTAACGACCGGTGTGCGAGCTGGTGAGGTGGAACATAAGTACGACTATGCCGCCGTGCTCTACCAGACGCCGGCTTACGGCTGGACAAGCACACACGATGGAGTGGGCTTTTGGATGATCAATCCGAGCTTTGAATACCTTAGTGGGGGGCCGACACGACCGGAGCTGACAGGGCACGTAGACACGGTGTTGTTGAATATGTGGCTTAGTAGCCACTACGGAGGAAGCTGGCTCGCCATAGACAAAGGGGAGGATTGGACGAAGTTTGTAGGGCCTTTTGTGCTGTATGTGAATAGTGGTTCGACCCCACAGGCGATGTGGCACGATGCACTCCATCGGGCGGCCTTGGAGAAGGCGAAGTGGCCCTATCCATGGGTAGACGATCCGAACTATCCTTCCGCCTCTCACCGCGGCACCGCTGACGGCCAGATCCTTGTGCACGATCCCTACCATCCCCATTTAGAAGTTCGAGATATGTGGGTCGGGCTCACCGCTCCGGACTATCCCGCGCATCAGCCGGTCGGTTTCCCACCCATGGTGGATTGGCAGCGCGATGCAGCCCACTATCAGTTCTGGGTTCAGGCAAACCGCGACGGCTCCTTTCGTATACCAAACATTCGGCCTGGCCACTATACCCTCCACGCGTTTGCAACCGGAGTGCTCGGAGAGTTTGAGAAAACGGACATCTCCATTAACGCGGGAGAGACGCTCCATCTGGGCCGGTTGATCTGGATTCCAAAGTATTATGGGAAGCCTTTGTGGGAGATAGGCGTGCCTGACCGAACGGCGAGAGAGTTTCGGCATGGAGATCACTACTGGCAGTGGGGCCTGTACTATCTCTACCCTAAGGAGTTTCCTCATGGAGTTCAGTTTGTTATAGGGAAAAGCGACTGGCACCGCGATTGGAACTACTGTCAACCGCCCATCATCTATGGTGACCCAGAGTGGGGCACGGTATGGCAGGTGGCCGACAGCATATGGTCTATCTACTTTACGCTGCCGAAAGCGCTTGCAGGAAAGGCCTACCTACGGTTGGCTTTTTGCGGTAGCCGCCAGGGAACGCATATTACCGTGCTCGTCAATGGAAGGGTTGTAGGAGACACTGGCCCGCTTCCTGATTCGGGAGTGATGCATCGAGATGGGATACAGGGCTACTGGTGCGAGCGCGACGTTGCATTCGACGCCTCTCTCCTGAAGGCTGGCCAGAACGTTATTCAACTGAAACTGGAAGCCCACGATTGGCCGCAAGGCGTGCTTTACGACTATCTGCGGTTGGAGGTCTCTCCAACCACTTCAATCCTCACCGGCGCAAGAGAGTAA
- a CDS encoding phytanoyl-CoA dioxygenase family protein translates to MSYFRVDADQVARFARDGYLIVHQLLDAEETELLRKIAKADREILEKRSGRQDAEGKKALIILHTDLRDDIYGAIVRSRRIVDTMEQLLGGEVYHWHHKMTMKEPFEGGAWEWHQDYGYWYNDNCLFPYMASVQIAVDACTKENGCLQVIRGSHLLGRLDHGRVGDQTGADRERVEAALQRLELVYCELEPGDGVFFHCNLLHRSDANRSPHPRWTFLCCYNAARNDPFKPGWYPNYSPLEKWDDSRVKEVGRRQWETMVAATTA, encoded by the coding sequence ATGAGCTACTTCCGTGTGGATGCAGACCAGGTAGCACGATTTGCAAGAGACGGCTACTTAATCGTTCACCAGCTGCTCGACGCCGAGGAGACGGAGCTGCTGCGTAAAATCGCCAAAGCGGATAGGGAGATTTTGGAGAAGCGTAGCGGAAGGCAAGATGCAGAAGGAAAAAAGGCCTTAATTATCTTGCATACCGATCTCCGAGACGATATCTACGGTGCCATTGTGCGTTCGCGGCGTATCGTAGACACAATGGAGCAGCTTTTGGGCGGCGAGGTCTACCATTGGCACCATAAGATGACCATGAAAGAGCCGTTTGAAGGTGGGGCCTGGGAGTGGCATCAGGACTACGGGTATTGGTACAACGACAACTGCCTTTTTCCCTACATGGCCAGCGTGCAGATCGCCGTGGACGCCTGCACCAAAGAGAACGGTTGCCTGCAGGTTATTCGAGGCTCCCATCTATTAGGGCGGCTCGATCACGGTCGGGTTGGTGACCAGACAGGGGCGGATAGAGAGCGGGTTGAGGCCGCATTGCAGCGCCTTGAGCTTGTCTACTGCGAGCTGGAGCCAGGGGATGGGGTGTTCTTCCATTGTAACCTCCTCCATCGTTCCGATGCCAATAGAAGCCCACATCCTCGGTGGACTTTTCTCTGCTGCTACAACGCGGCCCGTAACGATCCGTTCAAACCAGGGTGGTATCCCAACTATTCCCCCCTTGAAAAGTGGGACGATTCGCGCGTTAAGGAGGTGGGGCGTCGCCAGTGGGAGACCATGGTGGCGGCAACCACGGCTTAA